The Nilaparvata lugens isolate BPH chromosome 14, ASM1435652v1, whole genome shotgun sequence DNA segment CAGTTACAAGGGAAAGCATGGTCACTATAAGGACTGAACCATATGCAGTATGAAGTATGGTACAAATGGATAGGACAAGGTACACTAGCAAACAATAAGGAGAACAAAGGAATACTGGGGTACACTTTaggttactatagtgaggtccacgttataatggcagtgcttgattagcaatggtattgctatccttgtctttcattcaacaaagcagatagtgctatctctttcttgcttcactctgttgccagatcgtcttttaacaatgtagaatttataattaacaaaatatttcatcttaataatgtaaatccattatgaaattattgaaaaatataatttcttgtttaataaaatataattgattattttaaatgagaatgaacagttaatattacatcaataaagctgtatctgctaccatctatagaaggcattgacaagacagaggttcaacatcgtttttctcctatctttctccactgccattataatgtggatctcactatagtaaacaATAAGGAACACTAGGGTACCCTTTaaggtactatagtgaggtccacgttataatggcagtggataaagataggagaatagcaatgctgattctctgcattaattaattatatttctacactgtcaaaaacataattggcattgttgtggacctagaaaagaatAGTACCACCAGCtatgtcaaatgatagacaaggatagcagaaccaaagttgatcaaatactgtcattataacgtggaccttactatagggtACACTAGGGTACCCTGGGGTACTAACTAGGGTACAGTGGTTTGAAAATGATAAGGATAGGTTGGACAAATATACACAAGGGTACACTGGAATATGTTTGGTAGGGATAGGGTACACTCTGGGACACAAGGACACAATGTGTtacaaaaaagttaaaaaatgGCACCAAAGGTGGgacattcataattttcttgcaCAAACCTGATTGCCACCCATTCTATGACATGGATAGAGTCCAACCGGTTTATGGAAATCTCCCTTACGTGCCGGTGAGTCAACACAAGTCTTGCCACCAATACCCATGTTGCGGATCTGTAAAACAGCTGACATTTTCAAGAATACAGCTGGCAAATAGGTGGGGTTTCTCCAGAAAAAATGTCTCACTTGTTGTTAGAGCTGAGGATAAGGATTTTTAAAACAGCTGACTGATGAGGATCTGTAGAACAACTGACATTTTACAGTTGAGGTTGAGGAATCTTAGGTAAGGATCTGTCAAACTGCTGACATTTTACAGTTGAGGATGAGGAATCTTAGGATAAGGATCTGGCAAACAGCTGACCTTTCACAGCTGAGGATGAGGAATCTTAGGATAAGGATCTGTCAAACAGCTGACATTTTACAGCTGAGGATAAGGATCTGTAAAACAGCTGAGGATGAGGAATCTGAGGATAAGGATCTGTAAAACAGCTGAGGATGAGCAATCTGAGGATAAGGATCTGTAAAACAGCTGAGGATGAGGAATTTGAGGGTAAGGATCTCTggaacattttcaagaaaccaGCTGAGAGGTGGGGTTTCTGGTGAAAAAATGATCCACTTCTTGTTAAAGCTGAGGATAAGAAATCTGGAATGGATATTGgcaaaatttctacaataattaaaatttgtgAATCTGAAGTTGACATTTACAACATAGACATTTAGGTTAGACATAGGTCAAAACATTGGCACAGCTggaaagtaagtgtttttcactCCAAGAGTAAAACACTTGATCATTTAAGAATTGTGAACTTTTTCAAACTTTTCTCAACAAAGTTTAAAAAAGTATTTAAAGCTTAAGTTTTCAAAAGCTTGCAAAAGGTAGTTGGAGGGggtaatcaagaaaaaatgtccTAATTTTTCTTGGATCTAAGGAGAAGTGGCCGTGAATAAAAATTTGCTCAAATTCTATGATTTGTAAGGCCATACATTTTGAATTAACAGCTTGAATTCTCAAGAGAAAAGCAAGCAATTGATAGTTTTCCCATCGAAAATGATCCAAATTATCGAATGGGTGGGGAAGAAATATCTCTCATTATATTGTAGGAAAGATCATGCATCCAGGGCCAGGGAGAAAAGTTATAtcataataaatgttcaaattttaataatacatGGAAAATGAGAGGAtattcatacaaaataatatattattatttatcaactaCTCAGTCCAAAAACATCAGACAATGTCACTCATTAGGAACACTTTCAAGAATATTGGCGAGActcatttaaaaaatcaaatattactacaaaaatatatagagtgtTGAAAAACATCCAATTTTTGATGACTTGAATTCGAATTCACTTTTTTtctaaatgaatataactaattaataaaaacagtagaaaaatcttgaagtactcttcattttttaaaaactttaaaatagttcaacaactattagcatagagaaacaatagcgtaagtagatatcccatgatatagggagtttatgtcgtaacttctactgttatctcaagtcgatagtccacgtagttctttcctttgaagctgtgtgacactggtagtctctcatttTGTGCCGTTCaaacactctcaccccaacaaaacagtgaaaatcgacaataatcgacagtaatcggcttgagataacagtaaaagttacgacatctactccctatacaatgggatatctacttatgctattgtttctctatgctattagttagaagtttttaaaaaataaaggttacttcaagatttttatattgtttttattaatttgttaaaaagttagTAGCCCATGTGggtgaagtgtttttatgaatATAACTGTATTCAACTAGTTCACATTATCTAGAACAGCCTCACATAATTCAATAGATTTTAGTATCTGCATTAAATTGATTTAAGACAACAAATTTGACaatctttcaattattgtttttaggATCAGTTTTTACTGTTGTAGATTTGTTGCCTACTGAGATCGCACTCTCaatttgaatgataaattcggtaatttcaataaatttggtaATTTTTTTAAACCTAATTAAGATAAGCAACAATACTCTGACCTCTCCTGACGCGACAGCCTCTCCAGGTACAAATAATTCGGGATAAATGTTGTCCAAATACCATTTGAAAGATTTGCATCCCAATTTTCTTCTCAATTCTTTTCGGGACGACACATCCccatattctccctagaaaacATAAGACATTCAATAGAGTAAAAGACTAGAAACGaaaatgaaatctatataaaagcgaaatggcactcactcactcactcactcactcgcagaactagaaatataccggaccaaaaacgttcaaatttggtaggtatgttcagttggccctttagaggcgcactaagaaatcttttggcaatattctaactctaagggttatttttaagggtttaaagttcgtattttagcatgtatattcttctcccaatctcttaattatgattgaaatttccatatcatatgttactatagaactataatctagatagagtatctcttcgaaacagttgttaactggcaactaaaataatcattttgtcaggttggcattaagttgagttgactttgttaggttggcaccaagttgaagatttaaatgcatttatcgcggaaaaattgattgggcactgctacttcaatcctgggaatatcatattactagccgtcagactcgattcgctcgccatatccgtttagccagacgtttagtctggacccccgactggattgtcctaacatatgataaaaatgctcttcgctcgcctgctgatctcattctcggacgatccagtcacgATCCAGtcgctagacggatatggcgatcGAAGCGAGCCTGGCGGCtagtaatgaaataaaaacaaacaaatatattgtcaaattccaccgttttatttggtacagaaccatggtttcacacaggtcacatttttaAGCTGACAAGCAAATagaactgtgtagaatttgacaatatatgtgtttttatttcattatggaacgtttttacaacattgacagtgaaTCAGTCGAATTTTTACTGGAAACTAAGTTTAGTAGGTTTCAGTAGCCCTAATAGAATATGTTACaagaaaatcaatataaataaaaatcgagcctcaaattttgacattcaataacttttttatgtgtgcaccgaatttgatgattttttttagttgtgtttgttatgttcaggaccaggtttgtggcatatcaaatttataatccgacttcaggactctttcctacggtccttcaaagtttacatgtaatccttatgggagaagatttgtgtgCTGGTCacaaacagaaataaaaatcagctgttataatcattgcgtcatccaacagccgttggtagatagtagacaagagtgtgtgctgctccataaccgcccatgtattctattctaaacgccccgactaaaaacataatgactgttctgtgtgtaaccatccagcagtgcggcctcaggttgaaGACtcacatgctctaaagacattgcttggttcgaataattgtgctgtcttcggtgtttagaattacttcatttttagaaaattatttattttgcagttggaaaattatctatataaataaaatctattaaaattaataatatgaataataccatCTAAAGTTACAGCTGTACACTAAGTTAATTTTAAAATCTGAAGAGGCGCAGATTGGTGATTTataaagtgttgatcttatggagattgtcTTATCCCACCATTCCACGCCATGGTAGATTtggtgtgtgtgagttcttccattcaaaccattaagcaagaagcacctggatgcaaaatgccgcatcgcgcctcctcaggtgtgcataaagctaaagtttgtcatgagatacattaactatttggcggtacgaagctcgccgggccagctagtattaCTATAATCATTCAAACTCAATTTTGTCCCAAAAATTAGTTCTagtttcaaaattttgaatagaaaaaaGTGGGCAAGTATTTTATTGagctatttttaaattaaaatccAACTTACCAAATCATTGCCGACTCTCTGGTAGTAATATTTTGCATACTCATCCATCCACACTTCTGCCAACCTAATGGAGTTCCTCTTCAGTACATTAACCCCTGACCTCCATTTGTATGGTGACCTTGAAACATAgtaagattaaaaaaaaattaaaaacacacaaaacaagacaaaacaaaattacaaagatttacgaaacaaataaaacacaataaaatgttacaaatataaaaaactatgggcttagtgtttgggtgtgttggagaagagaaaaaaaagagagaagatacctagccaactatggtttcccatgtaataggcaggcaaagaagagaagtaatgaggaaaaaaggaagggagaaatgggggcaAGAAGAAAACAGAGAATATTActcaaataaaggtaagcgagtccactgaaaaatgaaaaaactaatgaaaaaaaaaatgctggagcagaaatctcgagtcatatatctaaatggaagaagaaataacTGTATGTCGAGTTTTTCTTGttcatgagaaagtgatttggaatgaggtttattattttagtacctatgtaaattaattgcctccttatacattcaatattagtgttataggttacatatctgttagcagtggccctaagattataataattaagagtagagtttattgtgagataaTATCCTTactactattccattcccaaattttgattgaaaattagaCCTAAAGAGGTTATGATTCATCAACACTTTCAaacatatttaattttgattcaaaacttattattgaatgaaaacgactttATATTATCAAAACCACAAATTCATTAATCCAATTTGAGTTACTATTTTCAGTTGTTAATTACCATCAATCTCTAACAATTCAGTTTttaaatgaatgataaatgcGTTACAACTGAGACTagctttaaaaaaataatgataaatgataaatatgtgGCTAGATtgtgattgagtacttcatttatgtagattacaataatactggcttataccatatacatagcttacaatacagcaacattatagatcaatttacataatatagactaggaaaataattattgaactgtaatgatatggaaaaagtaatttgtaatttataataactatagataattatattgttatgcatctacataaattggcggagatttggacatatcaatgtccattcttcggaaagaatattaaaaatatcctccccaccaactctctaccaaaatgacAAGTAGTTTTAACCAGTATGATATAAcactaatcaataaaatatgatataacTTGATGTATGATATATGATTTACCACAATATATTTATCTTGTATATtgtttatggcaaataaatctCATCTcacatagtgaggtccacgttataatggcagtggagaaagatagaagaacagtgttgccgattctctgccttgccactgccttctataggatagctgataccggtatatctgatgtaatatcaactattcattcttgttataattgatcaatttttattttatccgtcaagaaaatatgattttcattattggaaattaaagatttttaataattgaggTTAATATTtcgttaatcaattatatttctaaattgctAAAAACAATCTAGCACCGTTACGGAGTtcgaaaaggatagcgctatttgctttgacgaatgaaagacaaggatagcaacaccaatgttaattaaatactgacattataacggcTCTCACTTTAGTGTAGATGAACTGAAACTAGAGGAAATTAATTTCGACCTTTGtccttgataattattataaaattagaggaattaattttctcaaatttgaaaaacagattccataggtgattgaaaaaatgattaaatgaactgaataatgccgaagaaattataatattctttattgaaaaattaattttgaaatagttgAGTAATATTCTTATCAGATGataagattatcacggaactggataaatcatcatatgggataaaaattcaaacgtgaactgagtctattaacataagtgagtttttaatcttgaagaaaacaaataacagtttttaagagaaaattatgattcaactgtgaattgtgattcaactgaatcaactacaacaggtgacatcagatacttgtggatgggaaaactgcgtgaggtctactgttcacaaaactactggtataattgaccgagcgaagtgaggtccaagattcaagtcgacggtttggcatttctcttaatgtttaaatgtttgaatgtttaaatgtttgaatgtttgaatgtttatatgttgcgcattttcggcgaaacgcggtaatagattttcatgaaatttgacaggtatgttccttttttgattgcgcgtcgacgtatatacaaggtttttggaaattttgcatttcaaggataatatgaaaggaaaaaggagcctccttcatacgccaatattagagtaaaaatcagactatagaattattcattataaatcagctgacaagtttattctttatttagtTACATGCTTcgcaagtgattacacagatgtgtggagaagccagtctattgctgtatttctataaggtctatagtttcaatcaggtacttgtggatgagaatactgcgtgaggtctactgttcacagaactaatagtatgaaaggaaaaaggagcttccttcatacgccaatattagagtaaaaatcagactatagaattattcattataaatcagttgacaagtgattacacagatgtgtggagaagccagtctgttgctgtatttccataaggtctatagtttcaattaggtacttgtggatgagaatactgcgtgaggtctactgttcacagaactactagtataaaaggaaaaaggagcctccttcatacgccaatattagagtaaaaatcagactatagaattattcattataaatcagctgacaagtgattacacagatgtgtggagaagccagtctattgctgtatttccataaggtctgtagtttcaatcaggtacttgtggatgagaatactgcgtgaggtctactgtttacagagcTACTGGTATACTATAGTaaagatttgaataaattacCTTTTGCGGAATATATGTCCCACATGTGAGCAAGGGACTATCTCAAGGGTGCCTCCACACATCCACGTCTTGAAGGAAAGTTCCAAATTTTCACCACCCCAAATATCAAATCCGCTGTCGTAGGTTCCCAGTTTCTCAAAGAACTGCTTATCAATGCTAAACAGTCCCCCGGCCATAGTTGGGCTAAAAACTGGTTCGGCCGAGTTCTGGTGACGTTTCTTCTCACGATCTGGGACTGCGTGCCAGTTGAACTGTAaacaaataatagttatttgtgcaactagtgcgcaaagtgacagtttgctgcaccaaaagaaacgtttacgcacgagccgtaggcgagtgcggaatgatggtttctgagtgcagcagaggaactttgcgcacgtttttcacattacatttttcctacagttaccattgaatatgaaaagtgggtaattatgggtaaaattccctgaaatccatcaaatgtttttctgtgtaattttattattaataaaaaacttaattaaattaaaattgaataataatgattagtattcaattgaaaatttatctgactgcttgaagggggtttatcttatgtaagcattgaaatgactataatcaaggcacataatggcaaggcatgctgttctctactgccattataacgtgggcctcactatgagtgcagttaccaacttaattttgattttcctgcactggtgctccatataacctacaaactattttgcattgtcgtgctgcaaatctggagtatgcaaagtactcactttgtgCACTattgcggaaaagtgattctttgcagcctgcaatcagtgcagaaattatcacttttcaaggtatctgtaggaaaaatatttttttgaaatatataatataaatctgattacccttataaattattttgtcacatgtttcgactactaatgccattttcaagtctagACTCTTCAAGTCTTCGGCATTAGTAGCTGAAACAAGTCCTGACAAAATAatttctcctccacctactgtctaaagtacttactttactccctgaaacctaatactaaagtgtcactttttcgctctcggtactaaaaaacagaaaaactccctatggaggaaaagtgactccattaaaataacatgggaagcatctctattttaaaaactttcattgtaataggtaagaaggtctaagctcagatgaggaagcatatagagtggtcattaaaccaactaattCAATACCTCAgacagacatttgatcgatatataaaatgtagtttgtatgctgaaactatattacaaacttcatatcactatactaaaaaaatgtatatatttttttctttttgaaacaagtcctgacaaaataatttctcctccacctactggctaaagtacttactttactccctgaaacataatactaaagagtcactttttcgctcccggtactaaaaaacagaaaaactccctatggaggaaaagtgactccattaaaataacatgggaagcatctctattttaaaaactttcattgtaataggtaagaaggtctaagctcagatgaggaagcatattgagtagtcagtcattgagccaactaaattcaatacctcaaccagatttgatcaacatatgaaatgtatgtttgtatgctaaaattattaca contains these protein-coding regions:
- the LOC111058183 gene encoding putative polypeptide N-acetylgalactosaminyltransferase 9 isoform X1, translated to MAGGLFSIDKQFFEKLGTYDSGFDIWGGENLELSFKTWMCGGTLEIVPCSHVGHIFRKRSPYKWRSGVNVLKRNSIRLAEVWMDEYAKYYYQRVGNDLGEYGDVSSRKELRRKLGCKSFKWYLDNIYPELFVPGEAVASGEIRNMGIGGKTCVDSPARKGDFHKPVGLYPCHRMGGNQYWMLSRTGEIRRDEACLDYAGQDVILYPCHGSKGNQFWQYRPDTKLIQHGSSKKCLAISEDKQKLLMEECNSSSPKQQWKFENYDAAKL
- the LOC111058183 gene encoding putative polypeptide N-acetylgalactosaminyltransferase 9 isoform X2, with the translated sequence MAGGLFSIDKQFFEKLGTYDSGFDIWGGENLELSFKTWMCGGTLEIVPCSHVGHIFRKRSPYKWRSGVNVLKRNSIRLAEVWMDEYAKYYYQRVGNDLGEYGDVSSRKELRRKLGCKSFKWYLDNIYPELFVPGEAVASGEISNKATNMCVDSACKPEDLHKAVGLWPCHSQGGNQYWMLSRTGEIRRDEACLDYAGQDVILYPCHGSKGNQFWQYRPDTKLIQHGSSKKCLAISEDKQKLLMEECNSSSPKQQWKFENYDAAKL